In the Brevundimonas sp. MF30-B genome, CATCGGCAGGATCTGCTCGGTCGCTAGGGTTTCGGATGACCATTTGCGCGGGTCTTCCGGCCGAAGCAGCAGATTGCGGCCGCCGGCGTCGGCCAGATACGCCTGTTCCGCCCCACGGACGGTGGCGACCCAGCGATCTCCCCCCGCCGGATAGGCCCAGAGCGCCGGCACAGCCGGCCGCGCGGCCGCCGCCGCCTTCAGCGCCTCGACGCGGGTTTCGATCTCGTCGAACAGGCGTTCGGCCTCAGCTTCCCGCCCGGTCAGCAGGCCATGAAGGCGGATCCATTCGGCGCGACCCAGATAGCTGGGTTCATCCTCGGCGAAGGTCGGCGCGACCGTCAGCCCCAGCCGACGGGCCCGATCCAGCACCGGCGTATGGGACAGGTCGGACAGGCGCATCAGGAAGACGTCGGGCCGAGCGGCCAGCAGAACGTCAAGGTTGGGCGGGGCGTGCCAGTTGTAGCCGATCTGACCGATCCGCCCCTCGATGACGCCGCGACGCACGTCGTCATCGTAGGAGACGCGTCCGCCCACGGCCACCAGCCGATCCTTGACGCCGAGTTGGCCCAGAAAGGCCTCGTCAGAACTGGCGTTGGCGGCGATCCGCATCACAGGCGTGCGGATGACCGTCGCATCCCGCAGTCCTGACGGCAGGGTGGGCTCCGCGCCCTCGCGCGGCGCCAAAACCAGGACGGCCTCCTGCTCCTGCGCCTGGCCGCCGCTCTGATCGGCGACCGGTGCCCGCAGACGCGCCACCGCGTAACCGCCATGGCGCTCGAGCTTGAGATAACGAGCATGTCTGAGCGGGATCGGCGTTCCGCTGGAGCTCCCCGTGGCCTTTGGCTCATCCCGGACATCAGAGCAGGCTGAGAGCGCCGATGCGCCGGCGGCCAGCAGGAATGATCGTCTCAGCATGTCTCGCCACCTCCCGCTCGGCGCGGAACAGAAAAATCCATCCCTAGGGGTGACTAACCGCAATGTTATAGCATAACAAGCGCGACCATTTCGTTCGGGGGACCCCATGAAACTGCTGCTAGCGACCGTCAGCCTCGCCGCCCTTTTCTCAGCGCCGACGCTAGCGGTGGCACAGGATGCTCCGATCGGCGCGGCGGACGACGACGCCGTCGAATTGGACGCCATCACCGTCTTCGGTCGCCCGCTCGGCCGTGTCCCCGGCGAGACCGCGACCAAGACGGGCGCCCCGGTTCTGGAGACGCCCTTCACGGTCAACATCGTGTCGCGCGAGCTGCTGGACCTGCGGAATGTCTCCAACATCGGCGAGGCCGCAGAGACCGTCAGCGGCGTACAGCGCACCATCGGCTTCTCGGGCAACCAGCGCTTCCGCATCCGCGGCTTCCAGAACATCTCGACCCTGCGCGACGGCTTCCGCCAGTCGGTCAGCCAGCCGGAGATCGACCTTCAAGGCGTCGAGAGCATCGAGGTGCTCAAGGGTCCAGCCTCGGCCCTCTACGGCCGCTTCGAGCCGGGCGGCGTGGTCAACTTCGTCTCCAAACGCCCCTATGGCTGGTCGGGCGGCGAGGTCTTCGTCGTCGGCGGATCGAATGCCTACTGGCGGGGCGGCCTGGACGTGAACGCCCCGCTCACCGCCGACGGCACGGTACTGGCGCGCCTCAACGTCGGTTACGAAAACGCCGGCAGCTATCGCGACCTGGTCGACAACGAACAGCTCTACATCTCGCCCGTCGTGGAATGGCGTCCGGACGCCGAGACCAGCCTCCTGGCCCGGCTCGAATATCTCCAGCGCGACGCCGCCTTCGATCGCGGCTTCGGTAACAACGCCGCCTTCCTGGATCAGCCAGTCAGCCGCAACTACGGCGAGGACTTCATGCGGATCAAGAAGGAGCAGTGGGTCGCCGGCCTGGAGTTCAACCGCCGCCTGAACGCCGACTGGCGCCTGCGCCTGGGCGGCTTCGTCTCGGCAGTGGACGTGCCCGAGGAGCAGTTCTTCAACTACGGCTTCCCGCCTCTGTCCGGCACGACCGTCAACCGCAGCTTCGTCAGCTATGACGAAACGCAGGACGACCTGACCCTGCAGGCCGAGCTGTACGGCCGGGTCGTCACGGGCCCGCTAACTCACCGTCTGCTGATCGGCCTCGATCGCAGCCGGGACGAGCTTTCCTATCTCGACGGGCAGATCGCATACGGCCAGCCGATCGATCTGCTGAACCCCGTCCGCACCGGCCGTCCGACGGGCTACCTCGCGGTCGGCGACAGCCATTACGACTACACCTCGACCGGCCTCTATGTTCAGGACGAGATCGCCTGGAACAATTGGCGGCTGCTGCTGGGCGGACGTGTGGAGGAGGTCGAGACCTATGCATTCAGCGCCGACTTCGTCGATCCGGGCGTCAGCCGCACGGACAGGCCCTTCTCACCCAGGGCCGGCCTGACCTATCTGGTCACCCCGGACTGGTCAGTTTACGCCAGTTGGGCCCGTTCCTCGCGCAACGAGGGCGATGCGGGTCTGCTGGAAAGCGGGCTGACGCCCAAGCCCACGCGCGGCGAGCAGGTCGAGCTCGGAACCAAGGCGCTGGCCTTCGACGGCCGGGCCGAACTGACCCTGTCGGCCTTCGAGATCACCAAGACCGACGCCGTGGTCTCCGACCCCGTCGACTTCAACCGGGTCATCCAGGCCGGCGAGATCCGCGTGCGCGGCGTCGAGGCCGAGGTGTCGGCGCGACCGCTCGATCCCTGGACCGTCGTCGCCTCCTACGCCTGGAGCGACAGCGAGATCGCCGAGGACACCAACACCTTCATCGTCGGCAACCGGCTGGCCGGCGTTCCGGATCATCAGGCCGCCCTGTGGACCTCGTGGGCGTTCGACTGGCCTCTGACCGGGCTTACGATCGGTGGCGGCGTCTTCCACGCCTCGAGCCAGGCGGCCACGACCAGTAACAACCTCGACCTGCCGGGCTACACCCGAGTGGACCTGAACGCAGCTTATGAATTCGCAGACGGATATGAGGTTCGGCTGAACGTCGACAACGTCACCGACGAGACCATCTTCATCACCGGCGGCTTCTCGCAGATCTACCCGCAGGCCCCGCGCACGGCCCGCCTGACCCTGAGCAAGCGGTGGTAGGATGCGCGTCGCTGTCGCCATAGCCGCCGTGCTTGCCTTGACCGGAGGGGCGCAGGCCTCTCCCGTCGACCAGACCGCGGCTCCACGCTCCGAGGCCCGCCCCGCTCTGAACCACGTCTACATCGTGGTGGACGGGCCGACCTTCGCGGCGTTGAGGGATAACCCGACGCTGGCGGCCGTGCTCGGCCGGACGGACGGAGGATTGCCGGACTACGCCCCGCCCCAAGCCGACGCCGATCGGATCTTCTTCCGTGGGCGAGAAACCTATCTGGAGATCTTCGCCCCGGATAACAGGTTCGAGGAACCTGTCGGCAAGGTCGGACTGGGACTAGGCCTGGACGCCTCGGACGGCTTCGACGCCGTCGAGCGAGCTTGGCGTGTTCATTGCGGCGATCGCGCCCGACGCACCCCGGTCGAGTATCGACGCAGCACGCCGCCAACGCCCTGGTATGACGCTGTGCAATGCGACGACACCGCGGCTGGCCCGGACCTGGCGGTCTGGGCCATGGTATATCGACCAGAGTTCCAGCGTTGGCAGACGGGCTCCGACGCCACCGAGCCGCCACTGGTCCGCCGCGCCGACATTCTGGCCCCTCGCGCCGACGCCGGTCAGGGACGGTTCGACATCGTCGGCCTGACGCTATCCTTGTCTCCAGATCTGCGAGATCGGCTGATCTCCCAACTCGTCGCCGCCGGCTTCCAGCGCCACGATCGACGGGATGCGACCGAGCTCGAAGGAGACGGCCTGCGCCTGCGGCTGGTCGAGCCTTCGACGACGCGAGGCCTGATCGCGATCGACCTGACCGTCGCCTCCGAGGCTGCGCTCGCGCTCCCGCTCGGGGCCGCTTTGCTGACTGCCGACGCCGGCGGCCGCGCAACCCTTCAGTTCTCCTCCTTGCAGATGCCATCCGCCGGAGAAGATCAACCTCCCAGAAGGTGAGCTTCTTGCCGTTTTGATTTCACGCCCTCTGCGTCAGCTTTGCGCCAAGAGCGGACACTCGCTTCGTCGTCAGAACTGGACGTCCCTGAACGACGAAAGCCGGCCCCGCATCGCTGCGGAACCGGCTCCCGTCATCCCTTCACGCACACTACCTGACGCAGTGTGTGAACCACCTCGATCAGATCGGTCTGGGCCGCGATGACCGCGTCGATGTCCTTGTAGGCCATCGGCGTTTCGTCGATCACCTCGGCGTCCTTGCGGCATTCGACGCCTTCGGTGGCGCGGACGTGGTCCTCCACCGTAAAGCGCCGCTTGGCCTCGGTCCGGCTCATGGCCCGACCGGCGCCGTGCGAGCAGGTGCAGAACGAGTCCGCATTGCCCTTGCCGCGCACGATGAAGGACTTTGCCCCCATCGAGCCGGGGATGATGCCCAGCTCTCCGTCCTTGGCCGACACCGCGCCCTTGCGGGTCAGGTAGACGTCCTTGCCGAAGTGCTTTTCCTTCGTGACGTAGTTGTGGTGGCAGTTCACCGCCTCAGCTGTGGTCTCGAAGTCGGGCCAGAAGGCGCGCAGCACCCCCAGGACCTGATCCATCATCACCTCACGATTGGCGCGGGCGTATTTCTGCGCCCACGACACCGCCCGGACATAGTCGACAAAGCCGTCGGTCCCCTCGGGGAAGTAGGCCAGGTCCTGGTCCGGCAGGTTGATGTGCCAGCGGCGCATCTCGTGCTTGGCCTGTTCAATGAAGTAGGTCCCGAACCGGTTGCCCACGCCGAGAGAGCCGGAGTGCAGCATCACCCACACGTCGCCCGCTTCGTCGAGGCACAGCTCGATGAAGTGGTTGCCTGTGCCGAGCGTGCCCAGATGGCCATAGCCGCGCGCGTGCGCCGCCTTGGGGTGCTTATCCACGACGGCGTCGTATCCGGCCTTCAGCACCTCCCAACGGGAATGGGCCGAGGTCGGCGGCTCGGACGCCCAGGCGCCCTTGTCGTTGCGGCCGCCGTTGTCGGTGCGGCCGTGCGGCACCGCCGCCTCGATGGCGGAGCGGATGGCAGACAGGTCGTCAGGCAGATGCTCGGCGCGGATCGAGGTCCGCACCGCCATCATCCCGCAGCCGATGTCCACGCCCACGGCGGCCGGGATGATGGCTCCGACGGTCGGGATCACCGACCCCACGGTGGCGCCCATGCCCCAGTGCACGTCCGGCATCACCGCTACGTGCTTGTGGATGAACGGCAGCGAGGCGACGTTCTTAAGCTGCTTGAGCGCGGCATCCTCGATGGGCACTCCCCGGGTCCATGCCTTGATCGGCACGTGCTCCGGACCTTCGATCACGTCGTAGTGCGACATGGTCGTTTCTCCTCTTTCGTCTGATCCTCTCGGACCGGCCGGCGGAGCTCTCGCGGATACAAGAAACCCCTCCGGCCGGTGGCGGGAGGGGTTGCTGGAAATCCGAAACGGTCAGACCGGTTCGCCCCTACACACCTTCCGCGCATGCGCCATTGCCCTCGACCGGCTGGCGGTCGAGCTGCATGGGCAGGCTCAAGGTGGCGCAGGTGCCGTACATGGGTCGTCTCGTTATCGGGAGGCGGCTCTTAGCTCAGCCCGTCTCGCAACGCCAGAGTTCGATGAACTCACGTTTCGTCTAAGCGCCATTTGCAGACATCGGTCTCACTGCTGAAAGCCGGCCTTCAGACCGCGTCCCGATCAAGACACGCGCCCTATGGGCCCTTCGGCGAGAATGACGGTGCAAGCGGAGCGAGCCTTCGCGGAAACCGGCTGCAAGTACTGCGTCAGCGCGGATGAAGCTGGGCGGAAGCCTTCCGAACATCGGCAAACTGATCACCCGTCAAAACAACCATTCTTAGCCCTCGTAATTAATGGCGCTGGGAGGTTTGTTCCCTAAGGTTGGCGCGTCAACGAGAATCATCAGTCTTAGATTGCAAATCCAAGCGATATGCTGGCTCCGGTAAACCACCTGCGGTTACCCGCCCGACTTCGCCGTTCTAAATCGGCGATTGCCTCGGCAGCGGTCGGGCTGCACGTCGTTGTGGTCGCTCTCCTCAGCCAACCCACCGAGCGACAAGTCCCGAACGTCGCGGTCGGTCCCGCAATCTCCCTTACGCTGATAGACCTAAGGCCCGTCTCTAGTCGGCCGCCCCGTCCACTCCAGACGGATCAAATCGCGACCGTTCCCGGACCCAACAGGAGTCCCGTCACAGACACTCGGGGTTCGGACAGATCGCTTACGCCGCTCGCTCCGCAACGGCAGAGTTTCATCGCATCGCCTGAAGTTCCCTCGACCGCGTCGGGTGAGGGACGTTTCGATCCCGCCTGGCGCGTGGCGCCGGCGACACCAGGGACATTGGCGCCGTCACGCACCTTGGGTCGCCTGGAATGTAGCAACCTGCCAATCACCTCCCCAACGCCTCCAACCTGCGTGGAGAGGCCCCTGACGTCGCGAACGATCGCGGGGTCTGGCGGTAGTCGTCGAGACGCGCGTTTCGCCCGGCAAGGCGATCGTCAGCTCGCTGAATACGCCTCGAGGCGTCAACCCCTGGCGGGCGCTGTTCGACAGACCTGCGAAAAGGGCGGACCTGTCTCGGATTGCGGGGTTGAAGTCCAAGTCGAGATATTCTCGAGCCTCAATGGCTGGCTCCCGGGCCTTCGAAGGGATGACGACTAAACATTTGAGGTTGCGAATAACAATCTTAGATGACAACCCCAAACCGTCTTGAAGGCGCATATGCCAAGACGTATCGATTTGATGATTGCAGCCATCCTGGGGCTATCGGCCGTGCTCGTCGCCATCCCCACCACGACCAGCGCGCAGGACGCGTCTGTTCGCTCTTTCTTGGCTACGGCTGACCGCATCCCTAGAAACCCGACAGCCATTCTTCACCCGGCGACGCGTCGCCTTCAAAGACAGGTTCAGACGGCGGTTCAGACGGTCGCAAACGAGCAAGAGGCGCTTCGTCAATCTGGCCGGCCTCGCACCACCTGCATTCCTCGGCGGCCAGATTTGACGGTGGATCAGTTGCTAGGCCGCTTCCGTTCCATCCCCAAAGCTCGGCGAAACATGACGGTGACACAGGCCATGCGCGAGTGGCTCGCCGACCGCTATCCTTGCAGCTGAGAGCAAAGCCCAGCTCTCTGGCAGAGGCCGTTGTAACGTCCGTCGACTAAGGTGCGGCAAGCAAAGTTGTGATCACCGCATGGGCTTCTCCGGCCTGCAGCTAGTTTGACCTGGATAACGGTCTGTCGAGGTTAGGTCGGGTTGAAAGAGAGGCGGCATGCCTTGAAGCTGCCCAACATACCAAGGCTCGGAAGACCGCCGAACCCATAGAATAAGGACGCGACGGCGCCTCAAGCTGACGGCCAGGCCTCTCAAACTAAGCAGCTGTGTGTGCGGACACGGGCGTCCTTAGCCGCGCTACCGTTTGCGAACGAGGGCTTGTCTTAGGGTCAACGATGTCGGCCGGCCTCAAACGCGCGCGAACCGTATCGCGCGCTCCGACGTTGCAGCCGGGCTCGCCAAGGAGCCGTCATGCAGACACCGCCGCCGGAAGCCCCCGTGCCCTTCCTCGAAGCCGCCCGCCGCGCCTTGGAAGGCGATCCGGTCATGGTGCGGGAAGTCTTGGGAGCTGTGGGAGCCTTCAGCGTGCGCTTGCTGGTCGCGGCGATCATTCTGGCGCTCACCCTGTGGGCGGCCAAACGGCTTTCGAATTTCGCCCGGCGCGCGCTGGGCCGGCTGCCGCACCGCAATCACCCGGGCGACACCACGCTTAGCGACTTCCTGTCCGGCCTGGTGAAATGGCTGGTGATCGCCGTGGGTCTGGTCGCGGTGCTGCAGCAGGTCGGCGTCCAGACCGCCTCGGTCCTCGCCATCCTCGGCGCCGCCTCGCTGGCGGTCGGCCTGGCGCTCCAGGGCACGCTCAGCAATGTCGCCGCCGGCGTGATGATCCTGCTGCTGAGACCCTACCGCATCGGCGACCGCGTGGAGATCCACGGCCGGTCCGGCAAGATCAGCGATTTGGACCTCTTCCACACCACGGTGGTGGACTACGACGGCCTGACCCTCGTCTATCCGAACGGCAAGGTGTTCGGCGAACTCATCGTCAATGTGGATGGCTCCGGCCGCCGCCGCATCGACCTCGCCTTCGGGGTCGACTACGAGGACGACCTCGACCTGGCGCTGCGCCTTCTGCTCGAGTGCGCCGCCGCCGATCCGCGCGTCCTCAAGGACCCGGAGCCCTGGTCGCGGGTGACCTCCTTGGACGACAGCGCCGTCAGCGTCACCCTGCGCTGCTGGACCACGCCCGCCGACTGGCAGAACGCCAAATGCGATCTGATCAAGACAGTGAAGGAACGGTTCGAGGCCGAAGGCTTGAGCTTCCCCTTCCCCCAGCGTGTCATGATGATGCGCGAAGTCTTCCCGTCGGACGACGCCAAGGCCTCTCTCGTCCTCTCGCCGGTCTCCAACTAGGGGCGGCTAGGCAGGCTGTCTCGGGGATTAGCCTGCTTCGCTTATAGCAGTCGATCAGGCGGGACCTTGACCGGCTCCGCCTGCTTTCCCTCGCCCCGCCGCTCGCTTTCCACGCCGGCGCTGAAGCGCACGTCCAGGTCCCGGTCGCGCATTAGAACACCAAGATCTGACGCTGACACGTCCGACCAGGCCCGGCCTCTCAGTGGGCCCGACGGCACGCGCGGCAGCAGACCGGGTTCGCGGCTCCAGCGCAGCAGATCCGCGAGCGCGGACTGGTTCAACTGGTCGCGGAGATGGTGGGCAGTGACATAGGCGTCGGGAAAAGCGCGGTGGGCGGGCAGGCCCCGCTCATGCACCAGTCCCTCAGGCTGGCGCAGATAGCGCAGCATTTGATTGGAAAACCGCGGCAGCTCGGACCAAAGGCGCAGAGCGCACTTCCAGGTGCAGATCCAGTCGGCCCCGCCGGTCAGACGCGGCGAGCAGAAGCGCTGCTCAAACGCGGCCCTGTGCGCCGCCAGGGCGACGACCGGCGGGTGTGGTCGCAGAATATCTTCGGCGGCGGATTTCCAGAAGGGCGCTCCCCGCACAGCCTCGTCGGTGATGTGGTGTACGGCCATGGTGTCCGGCGAGATCGGCCGTCCGGGATTCACCAGCCGGGCGCCGCCCTCGCCTTCCAGCCGCCAGACGCCGTCCTCGCCCTCGGCCACGTCCTGCCAGCCGATCTCGCAGACGTCTGTAGGCCCTGACCCCGCCGTCTCCAGATCGATGACGCGCACCATCCGGCCGGCCCGTGAGACGCCGCTCACGACTTGGACTTCGCGCCCTTCTTGCCGAGAATGGCCTGGGCAGACGACGATTTGCGGGGATTCTTCTGGCCATCCCTGACGGCGGCGGCGTTGGCGCGGCGGGCGGCGTGGCTGCCGTTGCCCTTGGTGTCAGACATGGAGGCCTCCGGGGTTTCTCGTGGACCAATACGGCCCAACCCCATCCGTTCCGAAAGATCCGTCTCGGATCGCCCATTGGACAAACCCCATCACATCCTCGCCGGCTGGCGCGTCGCGGGACCCGCGGCGACCCGGCTCCGGCGGATGTCGGCCCAGAGATCGGCCAGCTCCAGCAGACCCCGCCGCCGGGCGTCGTCCGTCTCGGCGATCGCCTCGGCGATCAGCTCGCTGATGCGCTCCGAGATCTCGTTGACAGTCTTGGGTTTCGGCGGCACGGCGGGGTGGCTAATTGACTGGACAACCGGCCCGCCCACCCGCCGTTCCAAAGTCCGAGGCCGCCCATTGCGATTGATGACGGCACTGTGGCTACAGGAGCCCACAGGAAGACAACCAGTCCAGCCCTGTACCTCTATCGTCCTCGACTTTTGAGGGCGCGGTCCGACCCCGATCCAGCGCTCGCTCCAGGATTTGTCGTCGCGTCAGGATGGGCGGCAGGTCGCGAACGAACTGTTCCAGCTCCTGGCCAAGTCGTCGATCGTCGACGGCCTTCGAGGCTTGAAGCTTGAGCGCCTCAGCCACCAGCGAGCGGCGTATGAAGGCCTGCCGCCGCCGCAGCCGCACCTCCCAGACGGCCTCCGCCGCCGGCGGTCTTGCCGCCGATTTCAACGCCCCCTGAAGGGTCCGGGGCATCGGGCCTTCGCCGCGCTCGAAGCGTTCGCGCAGCCGCCGATCCGCCATCCGCTCCGCCTTGCGAACCACCCCGCGCGCTCGACGCGGCGTCGCCTCCGCCTCCACTCCGCGCTCACGAAGCTTGTCCGCAAAGGTCTCCCGCCAGAGCTGAAGACCGGCCTTGCGCGGGTTCAGACGTTCCCCGCCTTTGCCAAGGGCGCGTACGCTCAGATGGACGTGAGGGTGCGGCTCGTCGGTGTGCAGAGCAAAGACATAGGGGTAGCGATCCGCGAAGAGGCTCGCGGCGAATGCGCGAGACGCGTCCTCGACCCGGCCAGGATCGACGCCGGCCGGCATGCTGAGAATGATGGACAAGGAGACAGGCGTGTCGCGCCGCTGAGGCAGGAGCGCCAGCTCGCCGCGCCAGTCGTCGCCGAGCGCCTGCACCTCAGCCCGACCCAGCAGCTGTTCGCCATCCGGCCCCTCAAGACGGACCCGGCCGTTTCGCGAGATATAGTCGAGATGGCGCTGGAGGTGGGTGCCGTCGCGCGTTCGACCCGTCACCTTGACCATGACTTCCGGCGCCCGTCGCGCCAGGCGTTCGAGCTTCGCGCGCGCCTGGCCAGCCGCGCCTGTCGGACCCGATCGAAGCACGCCGGGCGAGAGCCGCGCCCGTGCCGGCCGCACCGGCGGACGCAGCGCGTCTTCGAACCCGACCGGCCGGCGGAACTCGGTCACGGCGCGGGTCCCCAATAGTCGAGGTTGCCCTGCACCGCGTCCCGCACGCCGCCGAGATGTCCTCGGATCTCCGCGGCAAAGGCGTCAAGCTGGGCGATTTCGAGATCCAGTA is a window encoding:
- a CDS encoding ABC transporter substrate-binding protein, which codes for MLRRSFLLAAGASALSACSDVRDEPKATGSSSGTPIPLRHARYLKLERHGGYAVARLRAPVADQSGGQAQEQEAVLVLAPREGAEPTLPSGLRDATVIRTPVMRIAANASSDEAFLGQLGVKDRLVAVGGRVSYDDDVRRGVIEGRIGQIGYNWHAPPNLDVLLAARPDVFLMRLSDLSHTPVLDRARRLGLTVAPTFAEDEPSYLGRAEWIRLHGLLTGREAEAERLFDEIETRVEALKAAAAARPAVPALWAYPAGGDRWVATVRGAEQAYLADAGGRNLLLRPEDPRKWSSETLATEQILPMADQAEVWIVGDLHAAPPRSTVVEGVSPAFRAGRLFANTGRSNLSANAYDWYQTAFVRPDWVLADFVKALHPELVTESFRFLKPVARGVYR
- a CDS encoding TonB-dependent siderophore receptor; translated protein: MKLLLATVSLAALFSAPTLAVAQDAPIGAADDDAVELDAITVFGRPLGRVPGETATKTGAPVLETPFTVNIVSRELLDLRNVSNIGEAAETVSGVQRTIGFSGNQRFRIRGFQNISTLRDGFRQSVSQPEIDLQGVESIEVLKGPASALYGRFEPGGVVNFVSKRPYGWSGGEVFVVGGSNAYWRGGLDVNAPLTADGTVLARLNVGYENAGSYRDLVDNEQLYISPVVEWRPDAETSLLARLEYLQRDAAFDRGFGNNAAFLDQPVSRNYGEDFMRIKKEQWVAGLEFNRRLNADWRLRLGGFVSAVDVPEEQFFNYGFPPLSGTTVNRSFVSYDETQDDLTLQAELYGRVVTGPLTHRLLIGLDRSRDELSYLDGQIAYGQPIDLLNPVRTGRPTGYLAVGDSHYDYTSTGLYVQDEIAWNNWRLLLGGRVEEVETYAFSADFVDPGVSRTDRPFSPRAGLTYLVTPDWSVYASWARSSRNEGDAGLLESGLTPKPTRGEQVELGTKALAFDGRAELTLSAFEITKTDAVVSDPVDFNRVIQAGEIRVRGVEAEVSARPLDPWTVVASYAWSDSEIAEDTNTFIVGNRLAGVPDHQAALWTSWAFDWPLTGLTIGGGVFHASSQAATTSNNLDLPGYTRVDLNAAYEFADGYEVRLNVDNVTDETIFITGGFSQIYPQAPRTARLTLSKRW
- a CDS encoding DUF5829 family protein; protein product: MRVAVAIAAVLALTGGAQASPVDQTAAPRSEARPALNHVYIVVDGPTFAALRDNPTLAAVLGRTDGGLPDYAPPQADADRIFFRGRETYLEIFAPDNRFEEPVGKVGLGLGLDASDGFDAVERAWRVHCGDRARRTPVEYRRSTPPTPWYDAVQCDDTAAGPDLAVWAMVYRPEFQRWQTGSDATEPPLVRRADILAPRADAGQGRFDIVGLTLSLSPDLRDRLISQLVAAGFQRHDRRDATELEGDGLRLRLVEPSTTRGLIAIDLTVASEAALALPLGAALLTADAGGRATLQFSSLQMPSAGEDQPPRR
- a CDS encoding RtcB family protein, which translates into the protein MSHYDVIEGPEHVPIKAWTRGVPIEDAALKQLKNVASLPFIHKHVAVMPDVHWGMGATVGSVIPTVGAIIPAAVGVDIGCGMMAVRTSIRAEHLPDDLSAIRSAIEAAVPHGRTDNGGRNDKGAWASEPPTSAHSRWEVLKAGYDAVVDKHPKAAHARGYGHLGTLGTGNHFIELCLDEAGDVWVMLHSGSLGVGNRFGTYFIEQAKHEMRRWHINLPDQDLAYFPEGTDGFVDYVRAVSWAQKYARANREVMMDQVLGVLRAFWPDFETTAEAVNCHHNYVTKEKHFGKDVYLTRKGAVSAKDGELGIIPGSMGAKSFIVRGKGNADSFCTCSHGAGRAMSRTEAKRRFTVEDHVRATEGVECRKDAEVIDETPMAYKDIDAVIAAQTDLIEVVHTLRQVVCVKG
- a CDS encoding mechanosensitive ion channel family protein, coding for MQTPPPEAPVPFLEAARRALEGDPVMVREVLGAVGAFSVRLLVAAIILALTLWAAKRLSNFARRALGRLPHRNHPGDTTLSDFLSGLVKWLVIAVGLVAVLQQVGVQTASVLAILGAASLAVGLALQGTLSNVAAGVMILLLRPYRIGDRVEIHGRSGKISDLDLFHTTVVDYDGLTLVYPNGKVFGELIVNVDGSGRRRIDLAFGVDYEDDLDLALRLLLECAAADPRVLKDPEPWSRVTSLDDSAVSVTLRCWTTPADWQNAKCDLIKTVKERFEAEGLSFPFPQRVMMMREVFPSDDAKASLVLSPVSN
- a CDS encoding exonuclease domain-containing protein — encoded protein: MSGVSRAGRMVRVIDLETAGSGPTDVCEIGWQDVAEGEDGVWRLEGEGGARLVNPGRPISPDTMAVHHITDEAVRGAPFWKSAAEDILRPHPPVVALAAHRAAFEQRFCSPRLTGGADWICTWKCALRLWSELPRFSNQMLRYLRQPEGLVHERGLPAHRAFPDAYVTAHHLRDQLNQSALADLLRWSREPGLLPRVPSGPLRGRAWSDVSASDLGVLMRDRDLDVRFSAGVESERRGEGKQAEPVKVPPDRLL
- a CDS encoding relaxase/mobilization nuclease domain-containing protein; its protein translation is MTEFRRPVGFEDALRPPVRPARARLSPGVLRSGPTGAAGQARAKLERLARRAPEVMVKVTGRTRDGTHLQRHLDYISRNGRVRLEGPDGEQLLGRAEVQALGDDWRGELALLPQRRDTPVSLSIILSMPAGVDPGRVEDASRAFAASLFADRYPYVFALHTDEPHPHVHLSVRALGKGGERLNPRKAGLQLWRETFADKLRERGVEAEATPRRARGVVRKAERMADRRLRERFERGEGPMPRTLQGALKSAARPPAAEAVWEVRLRRRQAFIRRSLVAEALKLQASKAVDDRRLGQELEQFVRDLPPILTRRQILERALDRGRTAPSKVEDDRGTGLDWLSSCGLL